ACCCGTCGGTGTTGCACCGGCCGGCGCAGGGGAGATCGTCGTCGGAGCTCCGCAGGAGTTCCTTGTTGACCGGCTATCCCCCGACGTTCGCACCAACACCCAACCGCTGCTGGATTTCGAACGCACGCCGCCGGACCAAGTGCCGACCGGCGGTGTCAAAGTTCAGTTATATTGAGCGTGACCGGGGTTGTCACAGTCGGTGGTGCTTGAGCCTGTTTTGGTGTATAAGGCGGACAGAATCGCTGAACTACGACAGTATAAGGCGGAGACCTTGCAGCGTGTGGAATTTTGTGCAATGAACTGAAGCGATGTTCGATCCCAGTGGTTGGAAGGAGGTGACACGATGCGGTTTGGAATGAAGACTCAGGTTGCGGCAAGTTTTGTCGGCTTGGTGTTACTGGCTGGCGTGACCGCTGGCTGCGCCAAGAAAAGTGGCGCGGAGGATGGTATGGCCGCGCGCGTCGAGGCGGCAGCTAGCAAGGCGGAGGCCGCAGCTAACAAAGCAGAGGTGGCGGCAAGGGGCGCGGCCGATGCGGCGCAGCGCGCTGAGGCTGCAGCACAGAAGGCCGAGGCAATTTTCCACAAGCACATGAAAAAGTAGCAATCGGGCTGATCAAGAACGTGCAAAAGGGCGATCCTTCGTGGTCGCCTTTTTTGCGTTTACCGCCTTTCTTGAGCCGTGCGTTGACGCCGCCGAACGCATGGGTGTGCTTACGGTGAGACGGTGCCAAAGGTGACGAGCGTCTTTAACGCAGTTTTATCTTCAGCCGCCAAGCGGTAAGCCTCCGGGGCCGCAGTCAGTGGAAACCGATGCGTCACGACCTGATGCGCTGACACGATCCCGTCGGCGATGTAGCGGAGCGCTTCGCGAGTCTCGAGCGGGCCACAGGAGTAGCTGGGAATCAGCCGGATTTCCCGGAAGTAGAAATCGTTCATCGATAACGACAGGCGGGTTTCCGGCGGGGTGCCCATGAATTGGACCACCGTGCCGCCGCGCGCAACACACGCGAGCCCGGTCTCCAGCGCATCTATAGTTGCCGGGCCAACAATGACGATTTCTGCCCCTTCGCCCCCGGTGGCGCCGGCGACTTGTTGCGGGAGGTTGCCAACCGCGGCATCGAGAACGACATCGGCGCCGAGCTGGCGCGCCCGCTCGCAGCGGGTGTTCACGAGATCGGTGGCAATGACGGTGCGTGCACCCAGGTGCTTTGCCAACACCACGTGCAACTGTCCCATGACGCCGAGACCGATGATGAGAATCGACGCCTCCGCCACGCGGCCGGCGCGGGTCAATGATTTGACCACGCAGGCCGTCGGTTCCACCAGCGCTCCATCTTCGTCGCTGATCGTGTCGGGCAACAGCAGCGTGTCGCCGAACAGGTTGGTTTCGGGAACGCAGAAGTACTCCGCCATTCCGCCAGGCACGATGCGCGAGGCGCGCCACGTCGGGCACTGCGCAAACTCGCCGCGCCGGCAGGCACGACACTTCAGGCACGGTGCATGGTGATGCACGAAAACGCGCATGCCGGGTCCCAGGTGCGTCACCTCGGCGCCGACTTCTACGATTTCTCCCACCGGCTCGTGGCCAAAGACCAGGGGGGCCTTCTTGCGGATGTACCAGGGCACGACGTCACCCGAACAAATGCCGCAGGCGCGCGTGCGGACCAGCGCCTCCCGGGGCCCGGGACGCGGTACGGGGGCCTCCTCGACGCGGACGTCGAGGTAATCGTAGATTCGGGCAACCTTCATCGCCTCACGGAACGACGGCGAACTTTATCCCGTCTCCACGCTGGTGTTCGTGTAAAGCTTGCTCCAGGCTCCGGAGCGGATAGGCGCCGGTGATCAGCGCCTGCCCGTTGAAACTGTCGTTGGTGAGCAACTCATAGGCCCGGCGCACAGCCCGCGGGGTGAAATGAAAGGGACTGATGATGCGCAACTGATCATAGTGCAGCCGTTGCGTATCGAAGCGGCTCTGTGATCCACTTGGACAGCCGCCGAACAGCACGACCTGGCCGCCCCGGCGCGCTAGCCCGGGCGCCGCTTCCCATACCGCGACTTGCCCGGTGCATTCGATCACCACGTCAGCCCCGCGTCCGTGCGTGTAGTCGAGTACCTGCTCGCGGCCGTCGGGGAGTCCGCCGATGAACACTTGGTCGGCACCGAGCCGCCGTGCGTGTTGGGCGCGCTTTGGCCGGCGCCCGAGGACGGCGACGCGTTCGATCCCCATGGCCCGCAGCACAAGCAGGTGGAGCAGGCTGATGGCGCCGGCGCCGACGAGCACCACGGTGTCGTCCGGGCGCAAGGTGACGAATTCAAGGCCGTGGAGCACGCAAGCCAGCGGCTCGAGCAACGCCGCCACCGGAAAGGGCACGTTGTCCGGTTTGCGATAGAGGTTGACCTTGACGATGCGCGCCGGCAACTTGATGTACTCGGCATAGGCGCCAAGGACCATGGTTTCCATCACCGTTTCACAGAGGTTTTCCTGGTCGTGCTGGCAGTAATAGCACTGGCCGCACGGGGCCGTGGGTACCGCCATGACCGGATCGCCTTCGCGAAACCCGCGCACGCGTGAGCCCAGATCCGCGATCTCGCCAGCGAACTCGTGCCCGAACGGTGTGGGCATGGGAAACTTGGGATGGCCTCGCAGGAAGGCCTTCAGGTCAGTGCCGCAGGTGAGGGCGGCGCGAATGCGAACCACCACCTCTTCGGGGCCGGGGAGAGGCCGCGGTACTTCACAGAGGGAAATCTCTCCTGGACGCACTAGGACGTGGGCCTGCATGAACGGGTAACGCCCCGTCCGCGTCGCTAGTGCGGACGCTTCTTGCTGCATGTCGTACCCGTATATGTGGGCCTCCGGCTTGTCAATCAAGTTCGCAGAACGCCGTCACCATAACCGGACTGGTTCGCCCGGCGGCAAGGCGATGATGCCCTCCGCCCACGGTGACTTCCCGCAGCGGGCGCGCTAT
This genomic window from Candidatus Binatia bacterium contains:
- a CDS encoding alanine-zipper protein gives rise to the protein MRFGMKTQVAASFVGLVLLAGVTAGCAKKSGAEDGMAARVEAAASKAEAAANKAEVAARGAADAAQRAEAAAQKAEAIFHKHMKK
- a CDS encoding alcohol dehydrogenase catalytic domain-containing protein — its product is MKVARIYDYLDVRVEEAPVPRPGPREALVRTRACGICSGDVVPWYIRKKAPLVFGHEPVGEIVEVGAEVTHLGPGMRVFVHHHAPCLKCRACRRGEFAQCPTWRASRIVPGGMAEYFCVPETNLFGDTLLLPDTISDEDGALVEPTACVVKSLTRAGRVAEASILIIGLGVMGQLHVVLAKHLGARTVIATDLVNTRCERARQLGADVVLDAAVGNLPQQVAGATGGEGAEIVIVGPATIDALETGLACVARGGTVVQFMGTPPETRLSLSMNDFYFREIRLIPSYSCGPLETREALRYIADGIVSAHQVVTHRFPLTAAPEAYRLAAEDKTALKTLVTFGTVSP
- a CDS encoding alcohol dehydrogenase catalytic domain-containing protein is translated as MIDKPEAHIYGYDMQQEASALATRTGRYPFMQAHVLVRPGEISLCEVPRPLPGPEEVVVRIRAALTCGTDLKAFLRGHPKFPMPTPFGHEFAGEIADLGSRVRGFREGDPVMAVPTAPCGQCYYCQHDQENLCETVMETMVLGAYAEYIKLPARIVKVNLYRKPDNVPFPVAALLEPLACVLHGLEFVTLRPDDTVVLVGAGAISLLHLLVLRAMGIERVAVLGRRPKRAQHARRLGADQVFIGGLPDGREQVLDYTHGRGADVVIECTGQVAVWEAAPGLARRGGQVVLFGGCPSGSQSRFDTQRLHYDQLRIISPFHFTPRAVRRAYELLTNDSFNGQALITGAYPLRSLEQALHEHQRGDGIKFAVVP